From Carya illinoinensis cultivar Pawnee chromosome 5, C.illinoinensisPawnee_v1, whole genome shotgun sequence, one genomic window encodes:
- the LOC122310120 gene encoding uncharacterized protein LOC122310120 → MHAMWQCPAARDVWTGSIRVVQKWSSAEDNFLVLWEKFMDKLSEKELELVAVLMRLLWLRRNSFIFEKKFKDPNSVVCTTRAVIEDFQEARTHEVKITSAANMGSGSQRWIKPIQGFIKANWDASTNTRNLGLGIVLRDEVGEVLACACFKKPPVSDSSLAETMALWQAVELSHELGFNRVILEGDA, encoded by the coding sequence ATGCATGCTATGTGGCAATGTCCTGCTGCCAGGGATGTGTGGACAGGTTCAATTCGAGTAGTGCAGAAGTGGTCCAGTGCAGAAGACAACTTTCTGGTTCTATGGGAGAAGTTTATGGATAAACTGTCTGAAAAAGAGCTAGAATTAGTGGCTGTATTGATGAGGCTTCTGTGGCTTAGaagaaattcttttatatttgaaaagaagTTCAAAGATCCTAATTCTGTAGTTTGCACAACTAGAGCAGTTATTGAGGACTTTCAAGAAGCTCGAACACATGAAGTAAAGATAACAAGTGCAGCTAATATGGGAAGTGGCAGTCAGAGATGGATAAAGCCTATACAGGGGTTCATTAAAGCAAACTGGGATGCCTCTACAAATACAAGAAATCTGGGACTAGGAATTGTCTTGAGGGATGAGGTTGGGGAAGTTCTGGCTTGTGCTTGCTTTAAAAAGCCACCAGTTTCGGATTCAAGCTTAGCTGAAACTATGGCATTATGGCAGGCTGTTGAACTGAGCCATGAGTTGGGTTTCAATAGAGTCATCCTTGAAGGAGATGCTTAA
- the LOC122308934 gene encoding uncharacterized protein LOC122308934 isoform X2 — translation MFSGLPLTPLVKQSCQHFAEMVVSSAMRFPLYITMSLLSKAAVVYLVDCSYSRKKFSVSKFYMIIAKIWTRLVSTYAWVCILVVSCVTLFCVILVALCNAFAVIGLSPDMIVYAAVMAGLVFSVIFANAIIICNIAIVISVLEDVSGHHAMLRSSVLIKGQTQVGLLIFLGSTIGMAFIEGLFEHRVKTLSYGDGSSRIWEGPLLVVMYSFVLLIDSMMSAVFYFSCISSNVEADTLETMAISAERMGIE, via the exons ATGTTCAG TGGACTGCCTCTCACGCCTCTTGTGAAACAGTCATGCCAGCATTTCGCCGAGATGGTTGTTTCATCAGCAATGCGCTTCCCCTTGTACATCACGATGTCGTTGTTATCAAAAGCTGCAGTGGTTTATTTGGTAGATTGTAGTTATTCGAGGAAAAAGTTCTCTGTGTCTAAATTTTACATGATCATTGCCAAGATTTGGACGCGGCTAGTTTCGACCTATGCGTGGGTCTGCATTTTGGTCGTTAGCTGTGTCACATTGTTCTGTGTTATACTTGTTGCCCTGTGCAATGCATTTGCTGTAATTGGGTTGTCTCCGGATATGATAGTCTATGCTGCAGTAATGGCAGGGCTAGTTTTCTCGGTCATTTTTGCCAATGCAATCATTATTTGCAACATTGCTATTGTAATTTCAGTATTGGAGGATGTTTCAGGACATCATGCAATGCTGCGGTCCagtgtgttgattaagggccaGACTCAAGTGGGTCTTCTGATATTTCTAGGATCCACTATTGGGATGGCTTTTATTGAGGGTTTGTTTGAGCATAGAGTGAAGACACTGAGCTATGGAGATGGGTCTTCAAGGATATGGGAAGGGCCTCTTTTGGTGGTCATGTATTCGTTTGTGTTGCTAATTGATTCTATGATGAGTGCGgttttctacttcagttgtatATCTTCCAATGTAGAAGCTGACACACTAGAAACAATGGCTATTTCTGCTGAAAGGATGGGCATTGAATGA
- the LOC122308934 gene encoding uncharacterized protein LOC122308934 isoform X1, translating into MNALDILRESVKILRYNLSGFMMITALLICPVAAVFLPNVLANHSIVKRLIIELLLVAKSSGLPLTPLVKQSCQHFAEMVVSSAMRFPLYITMSLLSKAAVVYLVDCSYSRKKFSVSKFYMIIAKIWTRLVSTYAWVCILVVSCVTLFCVILVALCNAFAVIGLSPDMIVYAAVMAGLVFSVIFANAIIICNIAIVISVLEDVSGHHAMLRSSVLIKGQTQVGLLIFLGSTIGMAFIEGLFEHRVKTLSYGDGSSRIWEGPLLVVMYSFVLLIDSMMSAVFYFSCISSNVEADTLETMAISAERMGIE; encoded by the coding sequence ATGAATGCCTTAGACATCTTAAGAGAATCAGTTAAGATTCTCCGCTACAATCTGTCGGGGTTTATGATGATTACTGCATTGCTCATTTGCCCCGTAGCTGCCGTTTTTCTACCCAATGTGTTAGCAAATCATTCGATTGTGAAGAGACTGATTATTGAGCTTTTGTTGGTGGCCAAGTCCAGTGGACTGCCTCTCACGCCTCTTGTGAAACAGTCATGCCAGCATTTCGCCGAGATGGTTGTTTCATCAGCAATGCGCTTCCCCTTGTACATCACGATGTCGTTGTTATCAAAAGCTGCAGTGGTTTATTTGGTAGATTGTAGTTATTCGAGGAAAAAGTTCTCTGTGTCTAAATTTTACATGATCATTGCCAAGATTTGGACGCGGCTAGTTTCGACCTATGCGTGGGTCTGCATTTTGGTCGTTAGCTGTGTCACATTGTTCTGTGTTATACTTGTTGCCCTGTGCAATGCATTTGCTGTAATTGGGTTGTCTCCGGATATGATAGTCTATGCTGCAGTAATGGCAGGGCTAGTTTTCTCGGTCATTTTTGCCAATGCAATCATTATTTGCAACATTGCTATTGTAATTTCAGTATTGGAGGATGTTTCAGGACATCATGCAATGCTGCGGTCCagtgtgttgattaagggccaGACTCAAGTGGGTCTTCTGATATTTCTAGGATCCACTATTGGGATGGCTTTTATTGAGGGTTTGTTTGAGCATAGAGTGAAGACACTGAGCTATGGAGATGGGTCTTCAAGGATATGGGAAGGGCCTCTTTTGGTGGTCATGTATTCGTTTGTGTTGCTAATTGATTCTATGATGAGTGCGgttttctacttcagttgtatATCTTCCAATGTAGAAGCTGACACACTAGAAACAATGGCTATTTCTGCTGAAAGGATGGGCATTGAATGA